The genomic DNA TCCTTGGTGGGCTCTGCAAATGCACAAATCCTCAACAatccccctgccccagcagaAACACCCCTGGGCCACAGGCTATCGCAGGAAGAGTGTCACTGGCCTGTCCAGGCATTGTGGCACAGGTCCCTACCCTGGCCAAGAATGGGGAAACTCTGGGCAGAAAAGCCACCAGGGATGGTCTTGAACAAGTGCCAGCTCTGAACACTTGTGGCACACACCCCTCCGATGGCCGTGCCATCCCGCTGCTCATGCCCAGAGCGGCACCTGCCAGCTTATCCCACCCACCCCAGCCTCAGCACCATAAACCTCAAACAAGAAGCCAGTCCCAGCCCCAGGACAAGCCTCCTTCAAGTGAGAAGCTGGTCCAGGTGTTGTCCCGTTATGGGGCACCATgccccagcaccagccctgctcaGCCCCTCCTGGACACAGCCGGTGTCCCCCCATGGCTTGCAGCTCCGCTCCCCCTCGCAGGCCAGCAGCCGCCCCGGCACAAGTGCGGGAACCAGAAGAGCTGCCCCCAGAACCAGTTCGCCTTCAAGATCATCAGTGGTGCCGCAAACGTGGTGGGACCCTCCATCTGCTTCGATGATGTGGTGTAAGCAGCACATGGGAGGGATGGGGCTGCCCTGGCCTTGAATGGGCAAGTTTAGCCTCTGCCAAGCACAATAATGGCCATCACAGGGCatttctagtttaaaaaaaaaaaagttggaaattGTTTTCTTTGCTACCACTTCTGCAGATATTTTGCTGTCTGCAGCCACTTTGCCGAATCACACTGTTTCACCAGCACCAGTATTTCCAGGGCATTCCTGCACTTACTGGTCATCTCCACTTTCCTTTCCAGCCTCATGAGCAGCGTGAAAAACAACATTGGCCGAGGCCTGAACATCGCACTGGTGAACGGTGAGTCAAGCAGGCACTaacccctctgtccccatggctggggtCCCTTCCTGCCcctgggaggggacaggccatCAGGAACCCCGTTCCAGGCACAGTGGCTGAGCCAAAAGAACATCAGACAAACTTACAGTTGCAAGAAATGCCAAGGAGGATGGGAACAAACCCACCTGGGTCATGCACAATGGCTCCCTGAACTCCACTGAGCAACACGTTCAGTGTCACAGCAAATACGACACACTGAGTGACGAACTAAGCATTTTGAGGCAGGAACCCCAAGCTGGTGGTCTGGCAAAGCCTAGAGCCACCCCAGTGCAAACTCACTGTGCTCTGTTTCGAATTTTAACCTTCCAGGAACAAGTGGGCAGCTCCTGAAAATCGGTACGTTCGACATGTTCTCTGGAGGTAAGCACGGTCTCTTTGCTGCTCCGCAGCTCCCAGCCAGGGCTCCCACGGGCACTGCTGCCTGCCGGCTGTTTAGGCTGCTCCTCTGCCGTGTATTTAATGATAAAGTTGAGTGGACTTTGACCAGGGTTGCCAGCCTGGGTGAGAAAAGCTCAGCTTTCCCTGAGGTTGTTGAGCCTGGAGCCCTTGTAATGCATTCACATCCGAGGTTGGCTATTTGTGCATTTTAAGTGCatgtaaaagactgaaaaaaccaAAATTCCATTAAGCTGAATAGACCAGGGCACTTCGGACCTGAGAGTGGCTACTTTCTGAGATCAGGTAGTTACACTAATCCTGAGATTTTGCAGCTTTCACCTCTGTTTTTGAATGCTGCTGGAGGCCGATCAGCAGCTTGTTTCCCTGCCTTTTGCAGAAGGATAAATGAGGAGCTTGAGGCACAGCAGACCCTGGTGCAGGGCAGGTGAGATGCGGcccccagccccagtgcagccaggCACAGGGAGCAGAGCTTGGTGGCAGCAAAGACCACGTCCCTGTGCCTGCCAGCTTCAAACAATCTTCCTAACAGCAAgaagctgctctgagcaggggcagcacctGCTCACAACCCGGCTCGCACTGACTTGCAGGGTGTTGCAAGTCCCACCGTGGTTGCAAATCTGTTACCAAACCtctgcagagttttggcaggaaTACTCCAAATCACATGCTAAAATCACCCCTATAGGGTGATCCCCATGGATCAATCACCCTTTTTGCTTTTTGGGCTTGCGACCTGTTCTCAGTAACTCTGGAGTTTTAAGGAGAAACAGCAATATCATGAGGTTTCCAGCTGAGTGTGTGAGCGAGATGTGCGGTGGGAGAGGCACCTGGGAGGAGACAGCAGTTGGCTCCTGTGCCACTAGATGGGGCATTGGACTCAAACATCCCTTGGATGCAGAATGAGGAATAATTCCGGCAATCCAGCCACAGGCAGAATAGCAGGGCAGGCAGCTCTGCGGCCAAGTGGGTTAATTTCGTGTGGTGGGAAGTAAATTCACATAACTGGGTTTCCCAGCAAACTTTAGGAGCAAACTCCCCTTCACAGTTGTACTAGCAGGAGGAAagccccagccctgggtgctgtgggAGACCCCAGGTGGGAACACAAGATGGGGAACGCAGCACCTGGGAGCCACATCCTTCCCCAAGCCTGTGACCCCAAATCCTGGCTGGCACCAGGATATTTCTAACCGACCCAGAGGAGGTTCCCCAGCAGCCACACAGCTGCTTAATCCCCTTTTCTTCCCTTAATGCTCTTCTCCCCTAGACATTAAACAATTGGACACCTTCCTCCAAGAGATCAAGTACGGCACCATGGTGCTGACAGCCAGCTACGATGATGCTGCCACAAAGTGAGTCTGGCCCCGGGAACAACACCTGGCTCCCCAAAAACCCACAGCTGGGGggagctgcaggtgctgctgccagcagcagagaggggacaggagggggcacCCACCTGGAACCACACTGACACCTTCTTACTCTCTTTCAGGATGAACGACAAAGTACGGGCACATTTTGTGGAGCTGGGCAGCAGCCACGTGAACCAGCTGGGCTTCCGCGACAACTGGGTCTTTTTGGGAGCAAAAGGGCTGAATAACAAGAGCCCCTTTGAAGAGGTATGTGGCCCTGCCCTGCCACCAGCTCCAGAGGCTCCCAGCCTCTCCATAGCACCTCCTGAGCCACATCTCACGTACCTTTCTGCAGAAGACATGGGCCAGCAGCGTTATCCCCCCACATCGAGCCAAGCTGCAAGTCTTGCCACCTTGCAAACTTACACTGTGGTGCCAACCTCCTTGTtcatttatctcttttttttcttttttcctgcagcacatcaaaaataatcagagaacaAATAAATATGAGGGCTGGCCTGAGATGCTGGAGATGGAAGGCTGTGTCCCCAGGAAGATGGATTAACATCAAGTCCCAGCCTGCCACGAAGGCGAGACCAGTCTCACAGGGACCCCAGCCCCATCGCAGGGACCCCAGCCCCACCGCACCGCCCGGTCAcgcagcccagcagcagctgtgcgCTCCAGGGACCAGCCGTGTCACAGCAGGGACCACACAGGGCTTGGAGAAGGGCTGTACAAGCACCCGCAGAGCCTGAGCAAACGCCCGACCAGGTTTCAGCCGAGTCGTCCTCATCTATGGGTCAAATTTggggtattttattttttctgtcttcaaaCCAAAAACTTTGTAGGAGGTTTTTCACATTTCTTAAATAAGATATCTATTATAAGACACTACCTTCTCGCTTCCATTTTCAAGCATAATCCCGGCTTTTCGTGGACATTGCCGTGTCCTCTGCCACCAGCTGGATATCACCAtcgccacagcaccgcacacagctgctcccctccccacatggcacagggtAACGTCATCCCTGGGGATGCTCAGACCTTGGTGGGTTCCCCCTGGAGCTCCTGTCACCCCCCCACACCGTGTCTCCTACAGCCACAATAAGGCCCAATGGCCACAGGGATGGCTTGCAGCAAAGCAGGGTAATATTCACAGACCAAAGCATTTCCCCCACCCAATTGCACCCTTCCTGGGTTAAATCAGAGTTTAAGCCCCCAGGACAGGTCTCCCAAAGGTTGTGATAACACCAGGGATGTGCCAATCTGACTTTGGCCAgcaaaaagggagggagggatggatgtgcaggtttctCAGGCAGCTGAAATTGTGCAGCACAACCGATAGGTGGGAGCCTTTTACCAGGAGAGCTGGAGCCAGCATCACCCTGGAGGGATACAACACACCAGAGCTGGCACCCCCACAGCCACTTTGCTCGGGGAGCTGCACCGCAGTGCTGCTGGCTGACCCTGTGGAACAGGAGAGATTCCTGCCGAAAAGCAGGCCAGCAAAGCCCCGCAGACCTCCTTCCAGCATGGTTCCCATCCTGCTGCCCAACGTCGAGGAGGTCTTGGGGGAGCATCTGCCCCCAACTCGTGTCTGGGTGCATTCACCCGTCTGTGCCCAAAGCCTCCCCAAGCATGCACACTGCTGAGATCTGATAAAGCCTGTGAGCAATGGCCCAGGCTTATCTGTCATCATGGACAGGAACAAATTGGCATCATATACAGACTTTAATTTCCTATGATTGTATctgttttttcctcattcttcagAGCAGACCAGCAGTTTTGCAGAATGTGAGGCTGAAGCATTTCTGCTGGAGCAGGGCAACACAGGGCAATTCTGAACAGCCTTTTCTGCCTCTAACAGCAGAGTTTGCCCCAGCACAGCTTCTAACAGACAGTTCACATTGGTTGTCTGAGCCCACAGGTCACCCCAGGGGTGGAGAGTGTCAGCAGGATAAGGCCAGGAAGAGACACAGCCTGTCCTGCACCGGCCACCTTAGGGATGAAACCCTGGATCCAAAACCCAGCACGACCATCAAAAACCAGCAAGGCAACCAGTTTCCCCTAAAGAGGGAAAAATCCCAAGATAAATTGTGCAACACCTGTAAGAACTTCCAAAAgccaaactgaaataaaactccCAAATGGCCATCACAGAGGAATCCCTCAATAGCCGTAGTATTTTATCCCAGCTTATCCTCCTGTGCTCTAAACGTGCACCTGACCACGCCGAGGGAAGCCTCTGCCATAAATCGATCCCTAAATCCGCTGCAACAGCAGCGGTTAATCCCGAGCGCTGAATCATCTCTACCCATGGCAGAGAGAAATAACCCAACGCAACAGACACAACAGCCCTCACatcacccagccctgctgcactgtcagcatAAATATGCCAACTATTTTAAGCCCCCTCAGAGGGTCTAGATTCACTCGTAAGCCAAACTGAAAACAGCCTAAGAGCTGGAAAGGCGGCTGCATGGGGTAAACCAGTGCACAGCGTCAGCTACAGCCCAGAAAACACTCGGCACCTTTCAGCTGCAGGAAACTCTTCCTGGCCTTTTGCAATGCATGTTAGAAATCCGGTTGAAagccaaaacaaagaaaatttcTGTTTCAGCACGCTACAGACAGTTAAAACTAGCTTTGAATCTATTGCTGAGCGGTTACTAAGGTACATCACTGTTTTCAATAAATAGGGAGAGCGAAAAGTGCCACTCCTGTGGCACCTTAATCATCAGCCAGTGTTTCGAGGAGCCATTCCTGCCAAAGTCACAGTGTCCCGAGAAATAAATCGAAGCTTTTCAAAAGTCCAGAATCTGGGAGGCAGGGCTATAAATATGGCTTCAGGAGTCAAATTTAACttgctaattttttaaaaaaagatctgaaaagggttgtgggtgcagggacaGCAATCCCCAAATGAGGTTTTTTTAGTGCCCTAGCATTTTGAAAGCTGTATTAGTGCAGAGACAGGCACCTACCTGGCTGGTTATCATGGTGTTGCATCCCCCAAAGACTTCAGCAAACACAAGCCCTGACCTGCCCGGTCTCCCAGGACGCAACTCAGGGTACCCCGGGCTCACCAGGGGGGCCTGGTGGGTTCCATCAGCAAACAGGCAGCCCAGGGCATTCACAGGAACAAAGTTTGCAAAATCCAGTGCTGCAAGAGGAGCCAAGAGCCAGGATGCACATGAGCAGCAGAGGGATAATCCTCCTTTATTTTGGTGGTATGGATTTATTTCGGCAAGGCACCCAAGGAGCAGCTATGAAGGATGCCACCGGCAAGGACCGATGGGTGCCGAGGCCCCGCAGCCGGACGAATCCGCGTCCTGTGACATCTTGCCCTGTCAAGTGCAATTACTGTAATCTTCCACAGCCTCTCAAAATACAGATCCCGGCTTAGAAACCGGGCATCCACAGCATGAAAGCTGCCTTTGTGCCTGGGCAGAGCCTGGGCGCGAGCCAGACGTTAGGTGCACGAAGAAAATGAGTTCTCCACGTGctgggagaagggaggaaaagcaAGATTTCCCGCCTGACCCCGCTGCAAACGGGCTGGATTTCACCCACATCTCCCCGCAGCAGCCACTGAGGAGCCGGGAGCTGCACAGCCACACATCCCCCCAGGAGTAACGGGGATAGTGACCACGGGCAGCCAGCCAGTCCCTCACCCCAAGTGCGCAGGGCACAGCCAACACATCGGATCATGGGGGCAGCTCACGGGAAAAAGGTAAGGGGGCTATATTTTGGGGGACTGCTGAAGCGGTGGTGGGGTGATGGAGAAGGCGCCATCTGCTCACATGTTGCTTGTTTTGCCCCATGCGTGTTAAGGCAGGTGATGGCAGCAAGGGATTAGAGGGAAGTGACCTGCTCGCGGGTGCGTGTGTCAGTCATCAGTGACAGATTAAGTAATTCCACCTGATGGGCTCAGCATATGGTCTGCCAGGGCTTTCAGAACAGCAAGTGAGGGATGAGAGCATTGCAGTAGGATAGACAAAGTTTGGCTTTCTGGGGAGAAACATCAGGCTTGCTCTGAGCATGTCCAGCAGCCTGCGGGATGTCTCCCACAGATGTGGTGCAGAATGAGCCCCAAGTATTCCTTGGCTTGTGAATTTCTGCCAGCTCcttcctgggatggggaggagctgGGCCAGGTCCCACGGCAcccacacacatctccctctcctccaaATCACCCAAGGAGAGCACCCAAACAGCTCCAAAAGGAAACGGGGCTTTATGGAGTCAGAGCCACCCAGAGGTGGCTAGAGAAGGTTGTGCTGAGGATGCTGTTAGATGTCATTTTGTGTACATATCTGATGACATCAATGCCTAGAGATGCATCACCACTATTCggctgggatgctctgatctgctATTAGACTTCTGGAACTTGTCTCCCAGATCTCCAAGAGAAATGCACTTGTGCACCACACTAGGTCAGTAACTTCTGTTGCAACAGGGACAACTGTGGCTGTTTGCACCAAGAGGGACCCTGCATGCTCAGCAGAGCATGGCTTTCTTCCAAAACCAGAGCTAGACACCAGTACAGgggaaacacacaaaaaacaacccactgGCCAGCACTGCCGACAGCCAGAAGGACAACTGGGGCTGACATGGGATGAGCAAACATCTACCTATTTTCCTGGACCTCAGAGATGTGCCAGGTACAGGAGGTGCTGCTCCCAGCCAGCCTCAGTTTCTCCCACACCCATCCAAGGCACTGACACGGGGGGGGCTGCAGCCATGCTGGGGGTATGTGGCATTCCCGGGGCTCAGGAATACGATGGCAAACTCGGGAGGAGCCACATTCTGCCCACAGTTAATGCCCAGACCATTGTTCACGTGGCTGTGACCTTCAGGCCTTGGCACATTTGCACGGGCATTACTGAAAGCAAGGAAATAAGCTGGTTAGGTCAAGCTTGGCTCAGCGCCatgcagttcagccctgctgcgttCAAAGCAATCTATGGCAGCCTCCAGACCCCCAGACCAGATGGTTTTTGGACAGATCTCCTCATTGCTCCCCCTTTCCAAAACACCACAATTCCACCACAGCCAAGCACTGAATGGCTTTGAAATGCTCCCGGGAGCTCAGGCTCTCCCATTGCGCCAGCTCACCCTCGGCTTGCTGGCAGCCCCAGAAAGCTCCAAGACAGTTTTACTTTCATTGGCACCAAAAGGTCAGAGATTTCACTCCTGTTTCAGCCTCCCAAACATTGCCCAGGTTGATAAAAGCCTGTGCTACCACACGTCTGTCAACCAGCAGGGACATCTGTGGCAGCTGCTGGGTCAGTGCTGTACCCTGCGGTTGAAGGTGACGGAGGATGGAAACAaggcagctcctcctgctgcaTTTCCAGAGTGGACATGAACAGCAGGCTCCAGCCCTACACAAGTACCAAGTTGGGTCTAAGTGATGGGCAGAAAAGCTCTGTTTCCCCTAACCAGTGTAAAAACAGCCTACTGAGGGCACAGTCACATCAAGGGCTCTGCCAGCACGACCCATCCACCAGCTACAGCCCAGAGGGGACCCACTCAGTAACACAGAGCACGAGGAAGGCTCAGCACCCCTCGCCAGTGCTGCCTGCATTAGCAGTCTCAGCTGCACCCCTTTTAAACTTAGACCAGAGCAGCACTCCAAGGGGATTACAGTAGTGGATTGTGGAGTGCAAGGCAATCCCCAGCTCCACAACAAAAGGGGCCGGAAAGGCTGCCAGCGTGGCTCCAAGGACATTTCTACTTTCAaaggctgcagctgctcccaaAAAACCTGTTCTGGTATCACCGTGTCCCGTGGGTACAAGCAAACAGCAGGGCTCCAGCAGGACACCGTCCCCTGCCAGGACACCCTTTGCAAGGACTCAACAGGGGCTGGTTTAGGGGTGTTGCAGAGCTGGTTCTGATGTGGCTAACATCCCTCTAACCACAGCAAACTGCCTTCAAATAACCCTGCATGcgcagcctccccagcagcagctcccagggtgGCAGGGCAGATACTCCAGATCCTCCAACAGAGGAGGGGGCTGTTTCCAGGCACCTGCACCTCTTTGCTGCTTTTCTCCCCCGTTTCTCAAGGCAGGGTTTGCATAGCGGCTGCTTCCCCAGGGAAAGTTTTCTGTCCCCAAATTCCCAAGAGTGTCAGTTTACACTAATGTCAGATGAGCTGAGATTAGCCTCGCTGCCCAgtgaggagctttgctctgcagtTGGTTTAAAACAACAACAGGCAGCACGCCAGCACCAGGGAGAGGCTCCGCTTGTCCAGGCAAACCACGGTAGCTGGCTGCCCATGCCGAAAACTGGGGCTTTGAGAGCATCCTTTAAAACTCCTTCATCTGAGCGTTGCAGAAGGAGGGGACTGGCATTTttgggagctgctggtgggatTTCCCCATGGACACAACTCACCCCACTTGTGAGGGCATCCCCACAGCTGGCCAGAGAAGTGCCTGTGTCCCAGCTCCCATGGGATGCACTCACTGTTCTGTCATCCACCCTTCTCTTCAGGGCACAGGGGAGGTGGCCCACGACACGCACCGTGTCCCTCAGCTGCCCCTATTTCCAACCAACTTTGGCTTCGGCCAACCTGCTCCACCAACACACTGAGCTGCACTTCATAGAGTTCTCTTTTCAGCAATCACACACATTATTCACACAAGAACAGAGGTGAAGGCTACAAAAATCAACACTTCAGCTCCAGAATAAAGAACAAGTCCTAAAAAATTCCTCTACAAAAGGGCGAGAGGGGAAATAATTCTATAGTTAGCAGGAGGAGGCTCTCAAACAGGTAGGTAAGTGCCACTGCCCTTCCAGTAGCTCTGGGCTCATGATAACAGGGTCATGCTCCTACTAAACATCTCTGTAGAACTCAGTTATCTTGGCTGTCATAAGAATGATCTCAGTTTTTAAAGGCATCTGTTTACAGCTCTCACAGTACAGGGAGAGAGTAAAATATAGAAGTTGTGATTTTGTGGATTTTCCACCCATCCTCAAGGAGGCAGGAAGCAGCAGTGATTTTCCCAGCACCACTTAACACTGAGCAAGGGACTCGCTTCCCCAGATCCCCCCACACAGGTGAAATCCCAAACCAGACATCCCTCCCATGGGACTAACCCTGACAGTTCAGCTCCACATGCACGTATCCTGCTTGGAATCACACCAGCAATAAGCCCACACATTCAGGGTGACTCCGGCTAAAGCAGCATCCACCATGCTCAGCACTGTCTCTTGACTTGCGCTGGCTGCGAAAACCATGGTCAAATGGGGAGCAGAGCTCCAAAATGCCAAGGCAAGAtctagagggattttttttttaatctatattgTTAAAAGAAAGATCTAGATTGACCAAAAAGCTGGTTCTCACCATTCAAGAACTTAGAAACTCTTATCCAGACTACAAAAAAATCCCAGGCCCTTCTCTTGGAAAGCACAGGAGAGAGTAAGGGGAACAAGAGGAGCTGTGTTGGTGACTTGCAGAGGAGACGTTCATAATGCGAAAATGGCTGTTTCATGCCAGTGAAGTAGAGCACAGGGAAGAAACTGCTATGAAGGGACCAGCACTGCGGCTATCCTGCTATGGGGACACGGATCTCATGAGGCCGAGGGACGTGGTCCTGGGACCTGCTATCAACAGTACTTTCCCTGCAGTTACCAGCACGGGCAGCATCTTAAAtggaaactgcttcaaaatcaagATGAGGAACGAGGCACAAATCGCTCCCAGAGGGGACGGAAAAGCTTAACTACAGCAAGACAAAGAGGCATGAAATGCAGCAGCTTGTGACACTCAGGAGAGGCTTTGTGGTCCAGCAGCCCCTTGTGCAAGAGGGTATATCACAAGGACACAGCCCTCCAAAGCAGAGCTCCAGCATGCACAGCGGGATTTTCCTGGCTCTCCCTATTTCAGAAAGCCAGCAGCTGGTGTCTGTGCCAGCTCTATCAAAGCATCCCTGTGCCCGGCCAGCACAAGAGCCCTCAAGGGACCCTGCCCACTGGAGCGGTGGCTGTCCCCATTCACTGGCTGGGGCTGCCACTCCACTTTCAGCAAGAGGAGCTGCAAGTGCCAAGGCCCATGAGCAGAACAAGTCCCACCGACAGCCGCTGAATGCCATCAGTTGTTTGGCGGCACTGGCTCCAGGAATAAATCCAAAAATCAGATGGCAACTGGGAATTGCAACATTTTGGTGTCCTGAATCATTGCACTGCTTGGGGAGAAGGGTTTGCCACGTGCTGCCTGCAACAAGCCTTGGTTCAGAGGGACAGGAACAAGAGCTGATGACTTTGCACATCAGGCAAGTCCATAAGTGCCTTGTGAGAGTGGGGAGATCACTGATGAAAAGCCCATTTCTGGGTAAAATTAACACATGTCCAGAAAACAACAACCCAGGCTCTTGAGACAGCAAACACTTCTAAGTCCTCTCTTGTGACACAGCACACCCCAGAGCAGAAAGCTGGGCCAGGGCTGGTCCCCAAACCTCCACAGAAGCCCTATAAGATTACTTTATCCTgcctcttctctcctttttcagCCCTATGAAGTCTCATAGGGGGTGACATTTGGGAAATCCTATTAAACAGATGGACTGCTCCAGACTTTCATAGGCttgaggtttttaaaaataatattaataactcTATAGCATCCCAGCCTCCAGAAGTCAAGCTCATTACAGTAAGTTGCTCTAACTCCTGGAAAGAGATCTCAGCTTTATTCCTTACCTTTTCAGCCTAAGTCCCCAGGCAGCACAAGTGTAAACCAGCTCCAACACCTAATATAACCCACTCCAGGAAGGCTGACATTTTTGTCTCGAGAGGTTTTATATGGGCTCAGTGCAGGCAGGGAACTAATTGGCACACAGCTGCCCCAGTTGAaggctctgccttccccaccctgcactgctgcttctgcagctgcaCTGGATCAGCCACCCCCATGCTGCATCCTTCACGGTGCAAAACCAGCTGCCAGCACCCTGCTGTGATACCTGTCCTGGCTCCCTAGACAGCTGACTTTGTGCTGAAGCAGCCAGAAATAAATATTGTCCCCATTATTCATGTGGCATAAGCCTCCATTTTTGCAAAACACTATTCTTCAAGGTACTTTAGAGTATCTTAATGGTCTCTTTGCAGCATGACAGCAATTCTCCCCAAAACTGCTGGAGCCCTTTTGTACCAGTGACTGATGCTCTTCCCATGCAGTCAGCAGCATCTCCAGAAACAGCAGAGCAGTCTTTGGCATCCTCAGTGCCACCATACTTACAGTACGGGGCAAAAACAAGCTCCTGAGACAGGTAAAAATTGGTTTATCCATAGCAACAACTTAACTGGTGCCAACAACATTGAGGTGGGCAATGCAAGTATTGCCAACAGGTAGAAGGGTGAGAATTCAGCTctgccctggcaggcagcagtgtTATGTGCTCTGCACATTGCA from Patagioenas fasciata isolate bPatFas1 chromosome 10, bPatFas1.hap1, whole genome shotgun sequence includes the following:
- the FAM3D gene encoding protein FAM3D isoform X1, whose protein sequence is MPRAAPASLSHPPQPQHHKPQTRSQSQPQDKPPSSEKLVQVLSRYGAPCPSTSPAQPLLDTAGVPPWLAAPLPLAGQQPPRHKCGNQKSCPQNQFAFKIISGAANVVGPSICFDDVVLMSSVKNNIGRGLNIALVNGTSGQLLKIGTFDMFSGDIKQLDTFLQEIKYGTMVLTASYDDAATKMNDKVRAHFVELGSSHVNQLGFRDNWVFLGAKGLNNKSPFEEHIKNNQRTNKYEGWPEMLEMEGCVPRKMD
- the FAM3D gene encoding protein FAM3D isoform X2 codes for the protein MRVSGVIRFVVLLVTLLGTWFIVQTYFDRSWKAISLRSWLGTTNKLDSQQPPRHKCGNQKSCPQNQFAFKIISGAANVVGPSICFDDVVLMSSVKNNIGRGLNIALVNGTSGQLLKIGTFDMFSGDIKQLDTFLQEIKYGTMVLTASYDDAATKMNDKVRAHFVELGSSHVNQLGFRDNWVFLGAKGLNNKSPFEEHIKNNQRTNKYEGWPEMLEMEGCVPRKMD